From Panicum hallii strain FIL2 chromosome 2, PHallii_v3.1, whole genome shotgun sequence, a single genomic window includes:
- the LOC112879892 gene encoding uncharacterized GPI-anchored protein At5g19250-like: MDSRISLLCFLFLAASLLHCARSDSNDAQLLKGINSYRSSLKVPALTENKNAACLAEQLAKQFKGQQCTNTTGANTVIGTEQQFPDYPKYLDHCHLNASVTEDGQVMPACVPGLVPAVVLTNYTKSQYNRFLNDSQFSGVGIANEGDWVVVVLSTSTGSGDYSPAPPGSNWAAPVQPFSHMILLLVGCVILLMK, translated from the exons ATGGATTCCAGGATctccctcctctgcttcctcttcctcgccgccTCCCTCCTGCACTGCGCCAGATCTGACA GCAACGATGCTCAGCTTCTCAAGGGCATCAACAGCTACAGATCCTCGCTCAAGGTCCCGGCACTGACCGAGAACAAGAATGCGGCGTGCCTGGCCGAGCAGCTCGCGAAGCAGTTCAAGGGGCAGCAGTGCACCAACACCACTGGCGCCAACACCGTCATCGGCACCGAGCAGCAGTTCCCGGACTACCCCAAGTACCTGGACCACTGCCACCTGAACGCGTCGGTGACCGAGGACGGCCAGGTGATGCCGGCCTGCGTGCCGGGGCTCGTCCCCGCCGTCGTGCTCACCAACTACACCAAGTCGCAGTACAACCGGTTCCTGAACGACAGCCAGTTCTCCGGCGTTGGGATCGCCAACGAGGGGGATTGGGTCGTCGTCGTGCTCAGCACCAGCACGGGCTCCGGCGACTACTCGCCGGCTCCGCCAGGCTCCAACTGGGCCGCTCCGGTTCAGCCGTTCAGCCATATGATTCTTTTGTTGGTAGGATGTGTAATTTTGCTGATGAAGTGA